A single Anatilimnocola floriformis DNA region contains:
- a CDS encoding PQQ-dependent sugar dehydrogenase: MPGHVLPGYREMLALFVCLFASFVFAEDNKPTEKPFTRPPTEFNCKFTQLPIEIDGLAKDPAWETAEVIDGFHLPWLGAKARAGRTATKAKLLWDKDNLYFFAEMEDADLYADVKEQDGMLWSNDVFELFFKPADDKEGYYEFQVNAAGAKLDMFIPRRGGSAYQRFKDDAKFDFKAAVKLKGSLNKWSDKDEGWTVEGKFPWTDFLKTGGRPDYNEKWKFTLCRYDYSVDFEGPELSTIAPLKQANFHAWEDYATLKFLPPQEEPQGKKFGIYPQGYKPLTTSKVVGSPDPPLPFRTTAAYPKLPMTFPIGAKLIPGSDVMLLIAQNKSYGPSMLNRFRDDAETTTLEEYLPIANGGTAYGLAFHPKFAENGFMYLGWNGAFDTDKLDDKGKPIKGPKMTRVTRYKIDTKSPHNIDPASAVEIIAWVSDGHNGGDVTFGNDGFLYITSGDGTSDSDTNLAGQTTDTLLSKVLRIDVDHPSEGKQYSIPKDNPYVGGDVFRPETFAYGLRNPWRITTDPVTGHIWVGNNGQDLWEQVYLVRPRDNYGWSVYEGSHIFYAERKLGPDPHTKPTAEHHHTEARSLTGGVVYHGNKFPEIKGAYIYGDHSTGRIWGIKHDGQKVTWHKLLADTAFNITGFALDKNGELLVLDHRNNGEGGMYHLEAIPPTNEQPKFPRKLSESGLFTDVAKHAMVDGVVPYSVNSPLWSDGAYKERFIAIPANSDKDMRIEFNTGKSWNFPNDAVLVKSFALGEGTSRRWIETRFMVKQQGEWLGYSYRWNDQQTDADLVPAEGAEQKVGDQLWRFPSRTECMVCHSRAANFVLGLSERQMNKEHDYNGVVEHQFDALSRLGLLKISGGNSDYPAQIKAAWKTAGLDEKQINEKYRERTTTRDQRPIPATQSTFVKKADEYKKLPNPYDDKEPLEARARSYLHANCAHCHIEAGGGNSQMNLAIEAEFAKMKLVGEKPLHHKFGIENPLLVAPGEPDRSVLLHRLSHRGEKSGQMPQIGTNVVDAAAVKLFRDWITEVKMPVVEPKPEKK, from the coding sequence ATGCCTGGTCACGTGTTGCCTGGTTATCGGGAGATGCTCGCGCTCTTCGTTTGCCTCTTCGCCTCTTTTGTATTCGCCGAAGATAACAAGCCGACCGAAAAACCGTTCACGCGGCCGCCGACCGAGTTCAACTGCAAATTCACGCAGTTGCCAATCGAAATCGATGGGCTCGCCAAAGACCCCGCTTGGGAAACGGCCGAGGTGATCGATGGTTTTCATCTCCCTTGGCTCGGCGCGAAGGCTCGCGCGGGTCGGACCGCGACGAAGGCCAAGCTGTTGTGGGACAAAGACAATCTTTACTTCTTCGCCGAAATGGAAGACGCCGATCTGTATGCCGATGTGAAGGAGCAGGACGGTATGCTCTGGTCGAATGATGTGTTCGAACTTTTTTTCAAGCCCGCGGACGACAAGGAAGGGTATTACGAGTTTCAAGTGAACGCAGCCGGTGCGAAGCTCGATATGTTCATTCCACGTCGCGGCGGCAGTGCGTATCAGCGATTCAAGGACGATGCGAAATTCGACTTCAAAGCGGCGGTGAAGCTCAAGGGCTCGCTGAATAAATGGTCCGACAAGGACGAAGGCTGGACCGTCGAAGGGAAGTTTCCCTGGACCGATTTTCTGAAGACCGGCGGCCGGCCCGATTACAACGAGAAATGGAAATTCACGCTCTGCCGCTACGATTACTCGGTCGATTTCGAAGGGCCGGAGCTCTCGACGATCGCGCCGCTCAAGCAGGCCAATTTTCATGCTTGGGAAGACTACGCCACTTTAAAATTCCTGCCGCCGCAGGAAGAGCCGCAGGGGAAGAAGTTCGGCATTTATCCCCAGGGATACAAGCCGCTGACCACGTCGAAAGTGGTTGGCTCGCCCGATCCGCCGCTGCCGTTTCGCACGACGGCCGCTTATCCGAAATTGCCGATGACGTTTCCGATCGGCGCAAAACTGATTCCCGGCAGCGATGTGATGCTACTCATCGCGCAGAACAAGTCGTACGGTCCTTCGATGCTTAATCGCTTTCGCGATGACGCCGAGACGACCACGCTTGAGGAATATCTGCCGATCGCCAACGGCGGCACCGCTTACGGCTTGGCCTTTCATCCCAAGTTTGCCGAGAACGGTTTTATGTATCTCGGCTGGAATGGCGCCTTCGATACCGACAAACTCGACGACAAAGGGAAGCCGATCAAAGGACCGAAGATGACCCGCGTCACCCGGTACAAAATCGATACGAAGTCGCCGCACAATATCGACCCAGCGTCAGCCGTCGAGATCATCGCCTGGGTCAGCGATGGCCACAACGGCGGCGATGTAACCTTTGGCAACGACGGTTTTCTTTACATCACGAGCGGCGACGGCACGAGCGACAGCGATACGAATCTCGCTGGCCAAACGACCGATACGTTGCTTTCGAAAGTGCTGCGGATCGATGTCGATCATCCCAGCGAAGGCAAGCAATATTCAATTCCCAAGGACAACCCTTACGTCGGGGGTGATGTCTTTCGCCCCGAGACATTTGCTTATGGCCTGCGCAATCCCTGGCGGATCACGACCGATCCGGTGACCGGCCACATTTGGGTCGGCAACAACGGTCAGGATTTGTGGGAGCAGGTTTATCTGGTTCGCCCGCGCGACAACTACGGCTGGAGCGTGTACGAAGGGAGCCACATTTTTTATGCCGAACGAAAGCTCGGTCCCGATCCGCACACCAAGCCGACGGCGGAGCATCATCACACCGAAGCCCGCTCGCTGACCGGCGGCGTGGTTTATCACGGCAATAAGTTCCCCGAGATCAAAGGAGCCTACATCTACGGCGATCACTCGACGGGCCGCATTTGGGGCATCAAGCACGACGGGCAGAAGGTGACGTGGCACAAGTTGCTCGCCGACACGGCGTTCAACATCACTGGATTCGCGCTCGACAAGAACGGTGAGCTACTAGTTCTCGATCACCGCAACAACGGCGAAGGAGGCATGTATCACCTGGAAGCAATTCCGCCGACCAACGAACAGCCGAAGTTCCCGCGCAAGCTGAGCGAGAGTGGACTCTTCACCGATGTCGCCAAGCACGCGATGGTCGATGGTGTGGTGCCTTACTCGGTCAATTCACCGCTGTGGTCCGATGGAGCGTACAAAGAGCGCTTCATCGCGATTCCGGCGAACAGTGACAAAGACATGCGGATCGAATTCAACACCGGCAAGAGTTGGAACTTCCCCAACGATGCCGTGCTGGTGAAGTCGTTCGCCCTCGGCGAGGGAACGTCGCGGCGGTGGATCGAAACGCGTTTCATGGTCAAACAGCAAGGGGAATGGCTGGGCTATTCGTATCGCTGGAACGATCAGCAAACCGACGCCGACCTCGTCCCCGCCGAAGGAGCCGAACAAAAAGTCGGCGATCAGTTGTGGCGGTTTCCGAGTCGCACCGAATGTATGGTGTGCCACAGCCGTGCCGCAAATTTCGTCCTCGGCTTATCCGAACGACAGATGAATAAGGAGCATGATTACAACGGCGTCGTCGAACATCAGTTCGATGCGCTGTCGCGACTCGGTTTGCTCAAGATCAGCGGCGGCAACTCGGATTATCCCGCTCAAATCAAAGCGGCCTGGAAGACTGCTGGGCTCGATGAAAAGCAAATCAACGAAAAGTATCGCGAGCGAACAACCACGCGCGATCAACGGCCGATTCCTGCGACGCAATCGACGTTCGTAAAGAAGGCCGACGAGTACAAGAAGCTGCCGAATCCCTACGACGACAAGGAACCGCTCGAAGCCCGCGCGCGGTCCTATCTGCACGCGAACTGTGCGCACTGCCACATCGAAGCCGGCGGCGGCAACTCGCAGATGAACCTCGCCATCGAAGCCGAGTTTGCCAAGATGAAACTCGTCGGCGAAAAACCGCTGCATCACAAGTTCGGCATCGAGAATCCATTGCTCGTCGCGCCGGGAGAACCCGATCGCAGCGTGCTCCTGCATCGCCTGTCGCATCGCGGCGAAAAATCAGGTCAGATGCCGCAGATCGGCACGAATGTCGTCGATGCGGCCGCGGTGAAGTTGTTTCGGGATTGGATTACAGAAGTGAAAATGCCGGTCGTGGAGCCGAAGCCTGAGAAGAAATAG
- a CDS encoding alpha/beta hydrolase encodes MAVLRQWLAIAGLLGLVVCGVIPAAAQNAAPNAAKNEPPKLPEPEDISRETKDGVALRMTYFPGTLGKKSVPVILLHGWGGQRGDLEGLARLLQSYGYTCLTIDMRGHGQSLKIKGVDKEIDREKFVRNDLRSMSYDIEAGKKFLLEKNNAGECNIEALGIVACDVMCTAAMQWSIADWAAPVLPAFKQGQDVKALVLLSPSPTFKGFEANDFFTNQVTRKQLSVMLVSGSSDAKSYAETKRLHTKLQGFHPKPTNDPETDKKNQDLFMVTPDTELQGSKLINKALPIANNIANFLKLRLVEKQDTYSWTERKSPF; translated from the coding sequence ATGGCAGTGCTTCGTCAATGGTTGGCAATCGCCGGGCTGCTTGGCCTGGTGGTCTGCGGTGTTATTCCTGCCGCGGCGCAGAATGCGGCTCCCAATGCCGCAAAGAATGAACCGCCCAAGCTGCCGGAGCCCGAAGACATCAGCCGCGAGACCAAGGACGGCGTGGCATTGAGGATGACCTATTTCCCGGGCACCCTCGGCAAAAAGTCGGTGCCGGTCATTCTGCTGCATGGTTGGGGCGGCCAGCGCGGAGATCTGGAAGGGCTGGCTCGGCTACTGCAGTCGTATGGTTACACGTGCCTGACGATCGACATGCGCGGGCATGGCCAGAGCCTGAAGATCAAAGGGGTCGACAAGGAAATTGACCGCGAGAAGTTTGTGCGGAACGACTTGCGGAGCATGTCATATGACATCGAAGCGGGGAAGAAATTCCTGCTCGAAAAAAATAACGCCGGCGAGTGCAATATAGAAGCCCTGGGAATTGTCGCCTGCGACGTAATGTGCACGGCGGCCATGCAGTGGTCGATCGCCGATTGGGCCGCGCCGGTTTTGCCGGCCTTCAAGCAAGGTCAAGATGTGAAAGCCCTCGTGCTGCTGTCTCCCTCGCCGACGTTCAAGGGTTTTGAGGCGAACGATTTCTTCACCAATCAAGTTACCCGCAAGCAACTGTCGGTCATGCTGGTGTCTGGAAGCAGTGACGCCAAGTCCTACGCAGAAACCAAACGCCTGCACACCAAGTTGCAAGGTTTTCACCCCAAGCCGACCAATGATCCCGAAACCGACAAGAAGAATCAGGACCTGTTCATGGTAACTCCTGATACGGAACTGCAAGGCTCGAAGCTCATTAACAAGGCCCTGCCGATTGCCAATAACATTGCCAACTTCCTGAAGCTGCGGCTGGTGGAAAAGCAGGATACCTACAGCTGGACCGAACGGAAGAGCCCGTTTTAG
- a CDS encoding substrate-binding domain-containing protein produces MTDVPLTNRIKSFREARNWSQAELAERAGISRSGISAIESNRLTPSVDAALQLARVFECAVEELFGHFAEATPPEWAWPANHFPTRYWLGEVGGRTLAYPVEMPTAGQRLPDGVAQQPAPLDDKQEIAQRTLVIATCDPAAQFLVNLYERQSPFRLLILSRSSGESLALLAQGLVHAAGVHLSRVNESPGNAALVRDRLPAESWQLLRAAQWEEGLAVASDSAVRTLREATKSSLRWIGRLPGAGARRCQDELRGDSRLPQRTARDHRAVAEAIVNEWAEAGICLRLASEEAQLRFFSICEDQYDLCYSHRQAADPRIVALVKTIRSAEYRSLVNSLPGYRAADAGEVEVIRSGS; encoded by the coding sequence ATGACAGACGTGCCACTCACCAATCGTATCAAGTCGTTTCGTGAAGCTCGCAACTGGTCGCAGGCCGAGTTGGCCGAGCGGGCGGGCATTTCTCGCTCCGGCATTAGTGCGATCGAAAGCAACCGGCTCACTCCCTCGGTCGATGCCGCCCTGCAACTGGCGCGGGTCTTTGAGTGCGCCGTTGAAGAGCTGTTCGGACACTTTGCCGAGGCGACGCCGCCGGAGTGGGCCTGGCCGGCGAATCATTTTCCGACCCGCTATTGGCTGGGAGAGGTCGGCGGTCGAACGCTGGCCTATCCCGTTGAAATGCCGACCGCAGGACAGCGTTTGCCGGACGGTGTCGCACAACAGCCGGCTCCCTTGGACGACAAACAAGAGATCGCTCAGCGCACGCTGGTTATCGCGACTTGCGATCCGGCGGCGCAGTTTTTAGTCAACTTGTACGAACGGCAGTCGCCCTTTCGACTCCTTATTCTGTCGCGTTCCAGTGGCGAATCGCTCGCGCTCCTTGCGCAGGGGCTCGTGCATGCGGCGGGAGTGCATCTGAGTCGCGTGAATGAATCGCCCGGCAATGCCGCGCTGGTGCGTGACCGCTTGCCCGCCGAATCGTGGCAGTTGTTGCGGGCCGCGCAGTGGGAAGAAGGGCTGGCCGTGGCGAGCGATTCCGCGGTGCGTACGTTGCGCGAAGCAACCAAGAGTTCGCTCCGCTGGATCGGCCGATTGCCCGGCGCCGGTGCTCGCCGATGTCAGGATGAGCTCCGCGGCGATTCCCGCCTGCCGCAGCGCACGGCCCGCGATCATCGCGCAGTGGCCGAAGCCATCGTCAACGAGTGGGCCGAGGCAGGCATCTGTTTGCGGCTGGCGAGCGAAGAGGCACAGCTGCGATTTTTCTCGATCTGTGAAGATCAATACGATCTTTGCTACTCGCATCGGCAGGCGGCGGATCCGCGGATTGTGGCTCTCGTGAAAACGATTCGGAGCGCGGAATATCGTAGCCTGGTCAACAGTTTGCCGGGCTATCGCGCAGCCGATGCCGGCGAAGTGGAAGTCATTCGGAGTGGTTCATGA
- a CDS encoding substrate-binding domain-containing protein: MNIVRGLSIALLLIGGSSLLSQEKPQVVRCAVIGGMNDTGLWQAVGERFEKATGHKVEMVARGPKREIVGSFIAGEADLITMHASDTIINLVADGYGVDPQPWAKNDLLLVGPPADPAGVRGEKDAVAALKKIVASKSKLLMHASLGANEVMADVLAAGEIEIDPANVISLPSDKHREMLKKAQDASAYTLVGRIPYLNAKIEKHEMQIMVQGDPRLRRPYVVVVANVADAKDPRHVAARQLASFLRSPETQAWLLEFGRGKYDDQPLFFPVKMRRP, encoded by the coding sequence ATGAACATCGTGCGCGGCTTGTCGATCGCTTTGTTACTGATCGGTGGTTCGTCGCTCCTTTCCCAAGAGAAACCGCAAGTCGTGCGCTGCGCGGTGATCGGCGGCATGAACGACACGGGGCTGTGGCAAGCCGTTGGAGAGCGTTTCGAAAAAGCGACCGGCCATAAAGTGGAAATGGTGGCCCGCGGTCCGAAACGCGAGATCGTCGGTTCGTTCATCGCCGGCGAAGCCGATCTGATCACGATGCATGCCAGCGATACGATCATCAATCTCGTCGCCGATGGCTATGGAGTCGATCCGCAACCCTGGGCCAAGAACGACTTGCTGCTGGTTGGTCCACCGGCCGATCCGGCCGGCGTGCGCGGCGAGAAAGATGCGGTCGCGGCGCTTAAGAAAATCGTCGCCAGCAAAAGCAAGCTGCTGATGCACGCCAGCCTCGGCGCCAACGAAGTTATGGCCGATGTGCTCGCGGCTGGCGAAATCGAAATCGATCCGGCGAATGTCATCTCGCTGCCGTCCGACAAGCATCGTGAAATGTTGAAGAAGGCGCAAGACGCGAGCGCCTACACGCTCGTCGGTCGTATTCCATATCTCAACGCGAAAATCGAGAAGCACGAAATGCAAATCATGGTGCAAGGCGATCCGCGGTTGCGCCGGCCGTATGTGGTGGTGGTCGCCAACGTCGCCGATGCCAAGGATCCGCGTCACGTAGCGGCTCGGCAGTTAGCGAGCTTTCTCCGCTCGCCCGAGACGCAGGCTTGGTTGCTGGAGTTCGGCCGCGGCAAATACGACGATCAACCGCTGTTCTTTCCGGTGAAGATGCGCCGGCCCTAG
- the uvrA gene encoding excinuclease ABC subunit UvrA, with product MPTQAPSQAAIAIRGARTHNLQNVDLDLPRGQLVVITGPSGSGKSSLAFDTLYAEGQRQYIESLSVYSRQFLQQLERPDVDSIEGLQPTICIDQRPGNQNPRSTVATTTEIYDYLRLLLSRLGDVSCHVCGQPVRTQSLEQVQETLLTLPEGTKLLILAPLVRGRKGQHAEALAAVRKAQLVRVRVDGQLYELDAVPALDAKKNHTIEAVVDRIVVRAGVDSRLSESLQLAARHGEGALIACYLEPEKELQAKTAGTTTEGLWTDRLFSTKFSCPNCQVNLAEIEPRTFSFNSPYGACPKCEGLGVLEQFDPDLVIPDRRLSLAKGVIAPWKGVKSAPVKKLRAKVEAFLQKNGLSEETKWNELPEKVYEQLLDGESAETPDRFPGVFTLLEQDLATATDETRKAQLASLRGAVDCRECGGSRLRREALGVRVGEKNIQQIVTMSVSAATKFFTELRFGGQDAEIAKPILGEIRTRLSFLQRVGLGYLTLGRGSDTLSGGEFQRVRLATGIGAGLAGILYILDEPSIGLHPRDNDRLIASLRDLQTNGSTVLVVEHDEAMMREADWLIDMGPGAGSGGGQVVAEGTPAEVIANPLSLTGAFLSGREVIAVPAKRRSADLQKAITITGCSANNLQNVSASFPLGTFIAVTGVSGSGKSTLINETLGPALIRKLGGVAPKPLAFESLTGVEQIDKVIEIDQRGLGRSARSNPATYTGLWDEIRKVFAATKESKQLGFAANRFSFNVAGGRCEACLGQGLQRIEMNFLPDIFVPCGVCNGQRFNAQTLQVLYKGKNIAEILEMSCSDAHAFFANFAQIERSLASLCDVGLGYLKLGQPSSTLSGGEAQRIKLATELARVDTGKTFYLLDEPTTGLHFVDIRLLLAVLQRLVDRGNTVLVIEHNLDVIKSADWIVDLGPDGGDAGGQVMFAGTPEELAKVKGNLTGISLIGSLAAVRG from the coding sequence ATGCCAACTCAAGCTCCCTCGCAAGCTGCTATCGCCATCCGCGGCGCCCGCACGCACAACCTGCAAAACGTCGATCTGGACCTCCCCCGCGGCCAACTGGTGGTCATCACCGGTCCCAGCGGCTCCGGCAAAAGTAGCCTGGCCTTTGACACGCTCTACGCCGAAGGGCAGCGGCAATACATCGAGAGCCTGAGCGTTTATTCCCGCCAGTTCCTGCAGCAACTCGAGCGGCCCGATGTCGACTCCATCGAAGGTCTGCAGCCGACCATTTGCATCGACCAACGCCCCGGCAACCAAAACCCCCGCAGCACCGTGGCAACGACGACGGAGATCTATGACTATCTCCGCCTGCTCCTTAGCCGCCTGGGCGATGTCTCCTGCCATGTCTGCGGTCAGCCGGTGCGTACGCAGTCGCTCGAACAGGTGCAGGAAACGCTCCTCACTCTGCCGGAAGGAACCAAGCTGTTGATCCTGGCGCCGCTGGTGCGCGGCCGTAAGGGACAACATGCCGAAGCCCTCGCCGCCGTGCGGAAAGCGCAACTCGTGCGCGTGCGAGTTGACGGGCAGTTGTACGAGCTCGATGCGGTTCCTGCGCTCGATGCGAAGAAGAATCACACCATCGAAGCCGTCGTCGATCGCATTGTCGTTCGCGCCGGCGTCGACTCACGACTCTCCGAGTCGCTGCAACTCGCCGCGCGACACGGCGAAGGCGCGCTCATCGCCTGCTATCTCGAACCGGAAAAAGAACTGCAAGCCAAAACAGCCGGCACCACCACCGAAGGGCTGTGGACCGATCGCCTCTTCAGCACCAAGTTTTCCTGTCCCAATTGCCAGGTGAACCTCGCCGAAATCGAGCCGCGCACCTTCAGCTTCAATAGCCCGTATGGCGCCTGCCCAAAGTGCGAAGGCCTCGGCGTGCTGGAGCAGTTCGATCCTGATCTCGTCATTCCCGATCGCCGTTTGTCGCTGGCGAAAGGCGTGATCGCACCGTGGAAGGGCGTGAAGAGCGCGCCGGTAAAAAAGCTGCGCGCGAAAGTCGAGGCCTTTCTGCAGAAGAATGGTCTATCCGAAGAGACGAAGTGGAATGAATTGCCGGAGAAGGTTTACGAGCAGTTGCTCGATGGAGAATCTGCCGAGACGCCGGATCGATTTCCGGGCGTGTTCACCTTGCTAGAGCAAGACTTGGCCACGGCGACCGATGAAACTCGCAAAGCGCAGCTCGCTTCGCTGCGCGGAGCAGTTGACTGCCGGGAGTGTGGCGGCTCACGCCTGCGGCGCGAGGCGCTGGGCGTGCGCGTCGGCGAGAAAAACATTCAGCAGATCGTAACGATGTCGGTAAGCGCCGCGACAAAGTTTTTCACCGAACTTCGCTTCGGCGGCCAGGACGCCGAAATCGCCAAGCCGATCCTTGGCGAGATCAGAACCCGGCTCAGCTTTCTACAACGCGTCGGCCTCGGCTATCTCACGCTCGGCCGCGGCAGCGATACGCTCAGCGGCGGCGAATTTCAACGCGTGCGACTGGCTACCGGCATCGGAGCGGGACTCGCGGGCATTCTCTACATCCTCGACGAACCTTCGATCGGCTTGCATCCGCGCGACAACGATCGGCTGATCGCTTCGCTCCGCGACTTGCAAACCAACGGCAGCACCGTCCTGGTCGTCGAGCACGACGAAGCCATGATGCGAGAAGCCGATTGGCTGATCGACATGGGCCCCGGCGCGGGAAGCGGCGGCGGCCAGGTCGTGGCCGAGGGAACTCCTGCCGAAGTGATTGCCAATCCCCTGTCGCTCACCGGCGCGTTTCTGAGTGGCCGCGAAGTGATTGCTGTGCCTGCGAAACGCCGGTCAGCCGACTTGCAGAAGGCGATCACCATCACAGGTTGCTCGGCGAACAACTTGCAAAACGTCAGCGCGAGTTTCCCCCTCGGCACGTTCATCGCGGTGACGGGGGTCAGCGGCAGCGGCAAGAGCACGCTGATCAACGAAACGCTCGGCCCGGCGCTCATTCGCAAGCTCGGCGGCGTGGCGCCGAAGCCGCTCGCGTTCGAGTCACTCACCGGCGTCGAACAGATCGACAAAGTGATCGAAATCGATCAGCGCGGACTCGGCCGTTCGGCCCGCAGCAACCCCGCGACCTACACCGGGCTGTGGGATGAAATTCGCAAGGTCTTTGCCGCTACGAAAGAGTCGAAGCAACTCGGCTTCGCTGCCAACCGTTTCAGCTTCAACGTCGCCGGAGGCCGTTGCGAAGCCTGCCTCGGGCAAGGGCTGCAACGGATCGAAATGAACTTTCTGCCGGACATCTTTGTCCCCTGCGGAGTCTGCAACGGCCAGCGTTTCAACGCGCAGACGCTGCAGGTCCTCTACAAGGGAAAGAACATCGCCGAGATCCTGGAGATGTCGTGCAGCGACGCGCATGCCTTCTTCGCCAACTTCGCGCAGATCGAACGCTCGCTCGCCAGTCTCTGCGACGTCGGACTCGGTTACTTGAAACTCGGTCAGCCGAGCAGCACGCTCTCCGGCGGTGAAGCCCAGCGGATCAAACTCGCCACCGAACTCGCGCGGGTCGATACTGGCAAAACGTTCTACTTACTCGACGAACCGACGACCGGTTTGCACTTCGTCGACATTCGTCTGCTGCTCGCGGTCCTGCAGCGACTCGTCGATCGCGGAAACACCGTGCTCGTGATCGAGCACAACCTCGACGTCATCAAATCGGCCGATTGGATTGTCGACCTCGGGCCGGATGGTGGAGATGCTGGTGGCCAGGTGATGTTTGCAGGTACGCCGGAGGAATTGGCGAAAGTGAAAGGCAATCTAACGGGGATCTCGCTGATAGGTTCCCTCGCCGCGGTCCGGGGCTAA
- a CDS encoding DUF1559 domain-containing protein: protein MSSSIPRRRQRAFTLVELLVVITIVGVLASLLLPAVQAAREAARRLQCQNHIKQLMLGVQNYEDSLKMFPASGIVDTTYTNSFEQFNGKMFSWITLTLPYFEQSALHNQFNFSDYMVNQEKDPQRAQPAVLLCPSDMAKGRLYTDQQQVRGKVFGKGNYAAYASPFHLELSHRYRAALTSHRPHTHSHLAPEGASNTLVLSEVRTRAQTDDQRGVWALPWSGASLLAFDMHDEIVDVELSNSGFNPWSASLGNTQPPNSQHTTNVDILLNCNDVADSQLRRMPCATYNDSPFHYWSAAPRSNHPGCVNVAYADGHVGILLDNVDEYLMARLISIEDGEAVSPP, encoded by the coding sequence ATGAGCAGTTCAATTCCACGCCGTCGCCAGCGAGCCTTCACACTCGTCGAACTGCTGGTGGTCATCACCATCGTTGGTGTTCTCGCTTCGCTGTTGCTGCCGGCCGTACAAGCCGCGCGCGAAGCCGCACGCCGACTGCAATGCCAGAATCACATCAAGCAGCTGATGTTGGGCGTCCAGAACTACGAAGACTCGCTGAAGATGTTTCCGGCCTCGGGCATCGTCGATACGACTTACACGAATTCGTTCGAGCAGTTCAACGGCAAGATGTTCAGCTGGATCACGCTGACCCTGCCGTACTTCGAACAGTCGGCGCTGCACAACCAGTTCAACTTCAGCGATTACATGGTGAACCAGGAAAAGGATCCGCAGCGGGCTCAGCCAGCCGTGCTGCTTTGCCCCAGCGATATGGCCAAGGGGCGGCTGTATACCGATCAGCAACAAGTGCGCGGCAAAGTGTTCGGCAAGGGAAACTATGCAGCCTATGCATCTCCTTTTCACCTCGAACTTTCGCACCGTTACCGCGCGGCGTTAACTTCGCATCGTCCTCATACGCACAGCCACCTGGCCCCGGAAGGCGCTTCGAACACGCTCGTCTTATCCGAGGTTCGCACGCGGGCGCAGACCGACGATCAGCGCGGCGTGTGGGCGCTGCCCTGGTCGGGCGCGAGCTTACTGGCCTTTGACATGCATGACGAAATCGTGGACGTCGAACTCAGCAACTCCGGCTTCAATCCTTGGTCGGCGAGCCTCGGCAATACGCAGCCGCCGAATAGTCAGCACACGACCAATGTCGATATTCTGCTGAATTGCAACGACGTCGCCGATTCGCAACTGCGGCGGATGCCCTGCGCGACATATAACGATTCACCTTTTCACTACTGGTCGGCGGCGCCTCGCAGCAATCATCCAGGCTGTGTCAACGTCGCCTACGCTGATGGCCACGTTGGGATTCTCCTCGACAATGTCGACGAGTACTTGATGGCCCGGCTGATTAGTATCGAAGATGGCGAAGCGGTCTCGCCCCCTTAA